A stretch of the Acyrthosiphon pisum isolate AL4f chromosome A2, pea_aphid_22Mar2018_4r6ur, whole genome shotgun sequence genome encodes the following:
- the LOC107883252 gene encoding uncharacterized protein LOC107883252, with translation MKGNITLLKPYDDNLTLDMNVSTWGSTGGWIPNHYILIRKKACSSLRNLYGNAWFTLLNAFNVPTDRCPIPVGTYITSGYELTKFEDMNLPKVSFYGKYKVVGRIKNVENKDVCCIVVETNFIRPWETLI, from the exons ATGAAAGGGAATATAACGTTGTTAAAACCTTACGACGATAATCTTACA ctTGATATGAACGTGTCGACTTGGGGTTCAACTGGAGGTTGGATACCAAATCATTATATTCTCATAAGAAAAAAGGCATGCAGTAGTTTAAGAAATCTTTATGGAAATGCATGGTTTACATTACTCAATGCTTTTAACGTTCCAACTGATAGATGTCCAATACCAGTG GGCACATATATTACATCAGGGTATGAATTGACGAAATTCGAAGATATGAATTTGCCCAAAGTAagtttttatggaaaatataaagtagTGGGCcgcattaaaaatgttgaaaataaagatGTTTGTTGCATTGTTGTGGAAACAAATTTTATACGACCATgggaaacattaatttaa